The sequence CGGAAGTCGAACTCGGCGATGACCGCCGCCTTCTGGCTGTCCGAAAGTGCGGCATCCTTGCGCGCGCCGGCCAGTGCGACCACGACGATGCCGGCCATCGTCACGACCAGCCCGAGCAGGATGATGCGGCCGGATTCGGTCGCCAGCAACGTGTCGTAGAGCTTGCCCTGCACGATCGGCGGAATCAGCGTGCCGAACACGGTGCACAGCCCCAGCACCACCGCCATGCCGAGCGACAGGCCGAGATAGCGCATGGTGAGGCCATAGGTGAGCCCGCCGAAGCCCCAGAGGATGCCGAACAGCATGCACAGGCCGACGATATGGCCCGGAACCTGCGCGATCACGCCGAACAGATCCTCGGTCCGGATCCACGCGAAGAACCACGGCGCGATCACCCACGAGAAGATGCCGCCGGTGAGCCAGAAGATTTCCCAGTTCCAGCGCTTCACCCCGCGATAGGGCACGTAGAAGCTGGCCGAGGCGAGGCCGCCGATCCAATGGAAAAGCACGCCGAGAAGCGGGTTCGCACCCATCACACTCTCCCATAGAGCGGCGTTGGTGCCGCTTCGTCGTTCATTCGAGGTGGAACACGGTGTCGAGCGGGACGCTGGCCGGCGATCCGTCCGGGTTGGTCTCCATCAGCGGCGCCATCGCCGCCCACCAGCGGCGCATGACGGGATGCGCCGGCAGCGCGCCCATGCGGTGATCGTCGTCGCGCCAGAGCGTCGCGAACAGCGCGTTGGTTTCGGCATCGTGATGGATCGAATAATCGCGGATGCCCGCATCCTTGAGCAACGCCACCAGCTCGGGCCAGATTTCGTCGTGGCGCCGCCGATATTCGGCGAGCTGCCCCGGCTTCAGCGTCATGCGGAAGGCGATCTTCTCCATCAGACGTCGAGACCCAGCCGGTAGACGCGGTTGGCGTTGCGGCCGAAAAGGTCGCGCCGCTCGTCGTTCGAGAAGGGCGCGGCGAAGGCGTGGTAGGCCTCGAGATAGCGGTCGAACGGCGCGAACAACTTGTCGGTCGGCGAATCGCTCGCGAACATGCAGCGCGACACGCCGAACACGTCGATCACCTCGCGCAGGATCGGCGCGACCGTCTCCAGCGTCCACGCCCGATCGATGAAGCCGAGGCCGGAAATCTTGATGTGGACGTTCGGGCAGGCGGCAAGCGCGCGGATACCGTACCGCCACCGCACCATGCCCTCGCGCTCGGACGGGATCGGCATGCCAAGATGGTTGATGATCACCGGTACGTCCGGGTGGCGCTGGATCAGCGGCGCGAGCCCCGCCATCTGCGGTGCATAGCATTGCAGGTCGAACGACAGGCGATGCCGCCCGAGCCGGCCGAAGCCGCGCCACCAATCGTCGTCCAGCGTCGCGTCGCTGGGATTGTAGGTGCGCATCGGGTTGACGTGCCAGTTGACGATCTGGCGGATGCCGCGAACGTGCGGGTAGGCCGCATGCGCCTCCAGCAGTGCGTCGACGTCCGGATCCTGCAGTGGGGCGAAGGCGACGATACCGTTGGGCATGCCGTGCGCCGCCGATTGCGCCTCCAGCCAGCGCGTCTCGTCGAGCGCCTGTTCGGGCTCGGCGCCGGCATCGATGTGGACGATCCCGCGCACGTTCCAGCGCGCGGCGTCCTTGAGATAGTCTTCGACGCCATAATCGACCGCGATCGGCGCGGTGCTGCCGTTGGGGCCGCTGTCGTCGAACGGCGGCGTCAGCCACGGATAGCGGATGTGCGACAGATCCCACAGGTGGACATGGGCGTCGACGAACGGAACGAGGTCCAACTGCCTCTCCTTGGTGTGCGGGGCCGCCCCTCCTCTGGTGGGAGGGTGCTGGCCGGATCGTCTCAGAAGGTGGTGCGGCCGCCGGACGTGTCGAAGGTGGAGGCCGTGGTGAAGCTGCATTCCTCGCTGGCCATGAAGCAGATCATCGCCGCCGATTCCTCGACCTCGCCGAGGCGCCCCATCGGGATCTTGGAGCGCATGTAATCGACCTGGCTCTGCGGCAGCTGGGCGAGGATCGGGCTCTCGAACGTGGCCGGGGTCAGCGCGTTGGCGATCACGCCCTTGCCGGCGAGTTCCTTGCCGAGGCTCTTGGTGAGGCCGATCACCGCCGCCTTCGACGCCGAATAGGCCGAGGCGTTGGGATTGCCCTCCTTGCCTGCGACCGACGCGACGTTGACGATCCGGCCATAGCCCGCTTCCAGCATGAACGGCACGATCGCGCGGCAGCAATAGAACAGGCCGTTGACGTTGATGTCGAACACGCGCTGCCAGCTGTCGATCGGATATTCCCACACCGGCGCAGTGGCGCCGGTGATGCCGGCCGAGGCGACGAGGATGTCGATGCCGCCGAGCGCCTCGCGGCTCGCCTGCGCGGCGGCGGCGACGGCGGCGTGATCCGACACGTCGATCGCGCGGATGTGCGCGGCGCCGACCTCGGCTTTCGCCGCGCCCAGCGCCTCGGCGTTCAGATCCCACAGCGACACGGTGCCGCCCTCGGCGACGATGCGCTGCGCCACCGCCTTGCCGAGGCCGGAGGCGCCGCCGGTCACGATCGCGGTCCGACCCTCGAACCGTCCGGGATAGACGCTCATGCCGCGGCTCCCGTGCGGGGATGGCGCCACGCCGTCACGTGCTGGGTCTGCGTGCCGAGCTTGTCGATCGCCAGCGTCATCGTGTCGCCGGCCTTGAGGTAGACTGCGTCGGGCTTCTTGCCCTCGCCCACGCCCGGCGGCGTGCCGGTGATGAGCAGGTCGCCCGGCAGCAGAGTGATATATTCGCTGACATAGGAAATCAGTTCGGCCACCGCGAAGATCATCGTCTTGGTGTTACCGGTCTGCATCCGCTGGCCGTTGACGTCGAGGCTCATGGCCAGATCCTGCGGATCGCCGATCTCGTCGGGCGTCACCAGCCACGGGCCGACCGGGCAGAAGGTGTCGTGGCCCTTGCCCTTGCTCCACTGGGTGCCGCGCTGCTTCTGGTTGAAGCGCTCCGACACGTCGTTGACCAGCACGTAGCCGGCGACATGGTCGAGCGCCTCGGCCTGGTCGACATAGGTGCAGGTCTTGCCGATGACGACGCCCAGCTCGACCTCCCAGTCGCCATGGGTCGATCCCTTGGGCAGCATGACGTCGTCGTTCGGGCCCGACAGACTCGACAGCGCCTTCATGAACATCATCGGCTCGGTCGGGATCGGCAGGTTCGATTCGATCGCATGATCGCGATAATTGAGGCCGATCGCGACGATCTTGCCGATGCCGGCGACTGGCACGCCGTAGCGCGGGCTGCCTTCCACCACCGGCAGCGTCGTCGGATCGACACCGCGTACCGCGTCGATCGTGGCGACGCCGACGTCGGGGACGATGCCCGACAGGTCACGGATGACGCCGGCCTGATCGATCAGGCCGGGCTTCTCGGCGCCCGCGGGGCCGTAGCGGCAAAGCTTCATGAACCTGCTGTCCTCAATGCGTATAGGGGCGGTGGAGCGGAATATCGCGGTTGAGCTCGACGCCGAAGCCGGGCTTGTCGAGTTCGCTCGCGCGGATCTTGCCGTTGACCGGCACCGGCTCGCCCAGCAGCTGCGGCGCGAACATCGGCACCACCTCGCTCGGGCCAGGATGCATCATCAGGAACTCGGCGAACGGCGAGTTATGCCGCGTGATGACGAAGTGGTAGCTGTAGACCGAGGAACCGTGGGGGACCATCATCACCCCCTTGGCGTCGGCGTAATTGGCGATCTTGATGAGCTCGGTCACGCCGCCGCACCAGCCCACGTCGGGCTGGATGATGTCGCAGCATTCCATGTCCATCAGCATGCGGAAGCCCCAGCGGGTCGCCTCATGCTCGCCGGTGGTGACGAGCAGCCCCTTGGGCGCATTCTTGCGAAGCGCGGCATAACCCCAATAATCGTCGGGGCTGAGCGCCTCCTCGATCCACTTGAGCCCGCATTCGTCCCACGCGCGGTGCGCGAGGCGGGTGGCGTAATCGAGATCGAGGCTCATCCAGCAATCGAGCATCAGCCAGAAATCGTCGCCGCAGCGCGCGCGCATCTCGGCAAGGTCGGCGATATTCTTGTGCAGCCCCTCGATCCCCTCGGCGGGGCCGTGGTGGAGCGGCAGCTTGCCACCGATGAAGCCCATCTCCTTGGCGAGATCGGGCCGCGCGCCGGTGGCGTAGAATTGCAGCTCGTCGCGCACGTTGCCGCCGAGCAATTTGTAGACCGGCTCCTGCCGCAATTTGCCGAGCAGATCCCACAGAGCGAGGTCGACGCCGGAAATAGCGTTCACCACCAGCCCCTTGCGCCCGTAATATTGGGTCGAGAAGTACATCTGGTCCCAGATTTTCTCGTAATCCGCCGGATCGCGGCCTTCGAGGAAGCGGGCAAGATGCTTCTCGACGATGAAGCAGGCGGGCTCGCCGCCGGTCGTCACCGCGAAGCCGACCGTGCCGTCGGCCGCCTCGATTTCCACCACCAGCGTGCCCAGCACGTTGATGCCGAAGCTCTGCCGGCTCTGCCGATAATCGGGATAGCGCGCCATCGGCGTCGAGATATGGTCGTCGATCCAGTGGCCGGCGCCCTGGTCGTGATAGTCGGCGCCTCCGCCGCGCACCACGAATGCGCGGACCTGCTTGATCAACGGTAGCGCCACCGGCCTTCACTCTCTTATGCTTCGCCCAGCAGGCGCCGAGCTGATTGCCAATATGTGAGAATGTGTTCTATGAGTTGGAAGTGAGCAGGTCAAGATGAGCACGCCCCCATCGGACGCTACGTCGGCCAGCGTCGGCGCCGGCAGCCAGACGCTGATGCGCGGTCTCGACGTGATCGAGGCCGTGAGCGAAGGCTCGCTTTCGCTCGCCGAGCTTGCCCAACGCCTCGACCTCGCCAAGAGCACCGCGCACCGGCTGGCGAGCGCGCTGGTCGATCGCGGCTATCTCGGTTTCACGCCGCGCGCGGGCTATCGCCTTGGGCCGAAGCTGCTCGCGCTTGGTCACCTCGCGCACGCGCAGACCGATCTGATCCAGGTCGCGCGCGATCATCTCGAGCGGCTGGCGGCGTCGAGCGAGGATACGGTCCATCTCGGCATCCTCGACGGCGATCAGGCGCTCTACCTCGACAAGGTTGCGGGCCGCCGGCGCATCACGATCTCGAGTCGCGTCGGTGATCGCCATCCGCTCAGCTCGACCGGCCTCGGCAAGGCGCTGATGCTGGATCACCCGGTCGATTACTGGCTGGATCGGCTGGCGCGCGAACAGGAGACCAGCACGCACCGTATCGCCGCCGATCTCTGGCGCGAACGGATGGACGGCTATGTCGTCGCGGGCCGCGCGTTCGACCTCGAGGAGAATGAGGACCAGATACGCTGCGTCGCCGCGCCGCTGCGCGACGCCTCGGGCAAGATCGTCGGCGCGATCAGCGTCTCCAGCGCCGCGCAATATATGGACGATGCGCGCATGGACGCATTGTCGCACGACGTCGTGACGACCGCGCGGGCGATCAGCCGCGATCTCGGCTGGACCGACAAGGGCAAGTAGAAGGACCATCATGCTGCTTCACGGCAAGACTATGCTCGTCACCGGCGGATCCACCGGGATCGGCCGCGCGGCGGCGATCGAGGCGGCGCGGCAGGGTGCCGACGTCGGCATCAACTATGTCGGCGACGACGCAGCGGCAGACGCGGTGGTGGCGGAGATCCAAGCCGCCGGCCGCAAGGGCTTCGCGTTCAAGGCCGACGTCGCCGATCGCGCCTCCGCCCCGGCATTCGTCGCGCGCGGCGTGGCTGAACTGGGCAAGGTCGACATCTTCGTCAGCAATGCCGGCATCTGCCCGTTCCATGCCTTCCTCGACATGCCCGCCGAGACGTTCGAGCGGACGATGGACGTGAACTTGCACGGCGCCTTCTACATGGTGCAGGCCGCGGCCAACCAGATGGTGGCGCAGGGCGGGGGCGGCGCGATCGTCGCGGTCTCGTCGATCTCGGCGCTGGTCGGCGGCGAATTCCAGACGCATTACACGCCGACCAAGGCGGGCGTGCATTCGCTGATGCAGTCGGCGGCGATCGCGCTCGGCCGGCACGGCATACGCTGCAATTCGGTGCTGCCCGGCACGATCCTGACCGAGATCAACCGCGACGATCTGGCGGATGCCGACAAGCGCCGGCGGATGGAGGCGCGCATCCCGCTCGGACGCTTGGGCCAGCCCGAAGATCTCGCCGGGCCGATCGTCTTCCTCGCCTCCGATCTTGCCCGCTACGTCACCGGCGCGGCGCTGCTGGTCGATGGCGGCGCGTTCGTGAACCTGCAATGAGAAAGGCCGCATCCGCGCTCGACTATCGCGAGCTTGCCCGGCGGCGGCTGCCGCCCTTCCTGTTCGAATATATCGACGGCGGCTCCTATGCCGAGGTGACGCTGAAGCGCAACGTCGCCGAGCTTGAGCAGATCGCGCTGCGCCAGCGTGTGCTGACCGAC is a genomic window of Sphingomonas nostoxanthinifaciens containing:
- a CDS encoding fumarylacetoacetate hydrolase family protein produces the protein MKLCRYGPAGAEKPGLIDQAGVIRDLSGIVPDVGVATIDAVRGVDPTTLPVVEGSPRYGVPVAGIGKIVAIGLNYRDHAIESNLPIPTEPMMFMKALSSLSGPNDDVMLPKGSTHGDWEVELGVVIGKTCTYVDQAEALDHVAGYVLVNDVSERFNQKQRGTQWSKGKGHDTFCPVGPWLVTPDEIGDPQDLAMSLDVNGQRMQTGNTKTMIFAVAELISYVSEYITLLPGDLLITGTPPGVGEGKKPDAVYLKAGDTMTLAIDKLGTQTQHVTAWRHPRTGAAA
- a CDS encoding SDR family NAD(P)-dependent oxidoreductase, with the protein product MSVYPGRFEGRTAIVTGGASGLGKAVAQRIVAEGGTVSLWDLNAEALGAAKAEVGAAHIRAIDVSDHAAVAAAAQASREALGGIDILVASAGITGATAPVWEYPIDSWQRVFDINVNGLFYCCRAIVPFMLEAGYGRIVNVASVAGKEGNPNASAYSASKAAVIGLTKSLGKELAGKGVIANALTPATFESPILAQLPQSQVDYMRSKIPMGRLGEVEESAAMICFMASEECSFTTASTFDTSGGRTTF
- a CDS encoding amidohydrolase family protein → MDLVPFVDAHVHLWDLSHIRYPWLTPPFDDSGPNGSTAPIAVDYGVEDYLKDAARWNVRGIVHIDAGAEPEQALDETRWLEAQSAAHGMPNGIVAFAPLQDPDVDALLEAHAAYPHVRGIRQIVNWHVNPMRTYNPSDATLDDDWWRGFGRLGRHRLSFDLQCYAPQMAGLAPLIQRHPDVPVIINHLGMPIPSEREGMVRWRYGIRALAACPNVHIKISGLGFIDRAWTLETVAPILREVIDVFGVSRCMFASDSPTDKLFAPFDRYLEAYHAFAAPFSNDERRDLFGRNANRVYRLGLDV
- a CDS encoding SDR family NAD(P)-dependent oxidoreductase, which gives rise to MMLLHGKTMLVTGGSTGIGRAAAIEAARQGADVGINYVGDDAAADAVVAEIQAAGRKGFAFKADVADRASAPAFVARGVAELGKVDIFVSNAGICPFHAFLDMPAETFERTMDVNLHGAFYMVQAAANQMVAQGGGGAIVAVSSISALVGGEFQTHYTPTKAGVHSLMQSAAIALGRHGIRCNSVLPGTILTEINRDDLADADKRRRMEARIPLGRLGQPEDLAGPIVFLASDLARYVTGAALLVDGGAFVNLQ
- the rhaM gene encoding L-rhamnose mutarotase, encoding MEKIAFRMTLKPGQLAEYRRRHDEIWPELVALLKDAGIRDYSIHHDAETNALFATLWRDDDHRMGALPAHPVMRRWWAAMAPLMETNPDGSPASVPLDTVFHLE
- the rhmD gene encoding L-rhamnonate dehydratase, giving the protein MALPLIKQVRAFVVRGGGADYHDQGAGHWIDDHISTPMARYPDYRQSRQSFGINVLGTLVVEIEAADGTVGFAVTTGGEPACFIVEKHLARFLEGRDPADYEKIWDQMYFSTQYYGRKGLVVNAISGVDLALWDLLGKLRQEPVYKLLGGNVRDELQFYATGARPDLAKEMGFIGGKLPLHHGPAEGIEGLHKNIADLAEMRARCGDDFWLMLDCWMSLDLDYATRLAHRAWDECGLKWIEEALSPDDYWGYAALRKNAPKGLLVTTGEHEATRWGFRMLMDMECCDIIQPDVGWCGGVTELIKIANYADAKGVMMVPHGSSVYSYHFVITRHNSPFAEFLMMHPGPSEVVPMFAPQLLGEPVPVNGKIRASELDKPGFGVELNRDIPLHRPYTH
- the rhaT gene encoding L-rhamnose/proton symporter RhaT, giving the protein MGANPLLGVLFHWIGGLASASFYVPYRGVKRWNWEIFWLTGGIFSWVIAPWFFAWIRTEDLFGVIAQVPGHIVGLCMLFGILWGFGGLTYGLTMRYLGLSLGMAVVLGLCTVFGTLIPPIVQGKLYDTLLATESGRIILLGLVVTMAGIVVVALAGARKDAALSDSQKAAVIAEFDFRKGIAVAVFSGIMSACFAFGISAGEPIKALSAAAGTGPLWTGLPTLCLVMFGGLLTNAVWCLWLILRNRSAGQWVGRGEARGAPLLANLLLCALAGTLWYFQFFFYTMGESQMGRFGFSSWTLHMASIIIFGTLWGFAFREWKDAAPRVRWMVWAGVGLLVLATIVIGYGNRLAA
- a CDS encoding IclR family transcriptional regulator, with protein sequence MSTPPSDATSASVGAGSQTLMRGLDVIEAVSEGSLSLAELAQRLDLAKSTAHRLASALVDRGYLGFTPRAGYRLGPKLLALGHLAHAQTDLIQVARDHLERLAASSEDTVHLGILDGDQALYLDKVAGRRRITISSRVGDRHPLSSTGLGKALMLDHPVDYWLDRLAREQETSTHRIAADLWRERMDGYVVAGRAFDLEENEDQIRCVAAPLRDASGKIVGAISVSSAAQYMDDARMDALSHDVVTTARAISRDLGWTDKGK